A section of the Thioalbus denitrificans genome encodes:
- a CDS encoding acyl-CoA synthetase, translated as MNRPQFEEWTWEVPEYFNIGVACSDRHLGTPTESATAMIVEDDQLGTGTCTFRELAAATSRFAQLLRNLGVETGERVLIRLPNSLAYPTAFLGAMKRGAIAVPTSTLLVAEEVQYLAEDSGAAVLVTHKTMWPSLRDKLEDAGSLRHVILSGPGEMPVSDRLALHDLDAGLAAIDRWEPPHASRADDPAYLVYTSGTTGHPKGVLHAHRALIGRLPASRYWFDFRDGDRIMHSGKFNWTYVLGSGLMDPLYHGMTVIVHEGKNDAHTWPRLIRKHGCTIFIGVPTIYRQIIQKTDYSKADVPTLRHCMSAGEHLSDEMLLAWRERFGMDVYEAIGMSEISYYISQNKGMPIRPGAAGFPQPGHDVRLLDAEFNEVPQGEEGMIAIRETDPGLFIEYWNLPGETAKVRRNGWFLTGDYARLDEDGYIWFLGRRDDIINTFGFRVSPHEVERVMKTHPQVADCVAIGQDIGRDKTLVAACVILAPGAKVDAEALLAFGEQHLAGYKRPKLVHILEDYPRTKNGKVIRGKLKQMLEARTAESAR; from the coding sequence ATGAACAGACCGCAATTCGAAGAGTGGACCTGGGAGGTCCCCGAGTACTTCAACATCGGCGTGGCCTGCAGCGACCGCCACCTGGGCACGCCGACGGAGTCCGCCACGGCGATGATCGTGGAGGACGACCAGCTCGGCACCGGCACCTGCACCTTCCGGGAGCTCGCCGCCGCCACCTCGCGCTTCGCCCAGCTGCTGCGCAATCTCGGCGTGGAGACCGGCGAGCGGGTGCTGATCCGGCTGCCCAACTCGCTGGCCTACCCCACCGCCTTCCTCGGCGCCATGAAGCGCGGCGCCATCGCCGTGCCCACCTCCACCCTGCTGGTGGCCGAGGAGGTGCAGTACCTGGCGGAGGATTCCGGCGCCGCGGTGCTGGTGACCCACAAGACCATGTGGCCCTCGCTGCGGGATAAGCTGGAGGACGCCGGCAGCCTGCGCCACGTGATCCTGTCCGGCCCGGGCGAGATGCCCGTCAGCGACCGCCTGGCGCTCCATGACCTGGACGCCGGACTGGCCGCCATCGACCGCTGGGAGCCGCCCCACGCCTCCCGCGCCGATGATCCCGCCTACCTGGTCTACACCTCCGGCACCACCGGCCACCCGAAGGGGGTGCTGCACGCCCACCGCGCCCTCATCGGCCGCCTGCCCGCCAGCCGCTACTGGTTCGACTTCCGGGACGGCGACCGCATCATGCACTCGGGCAAGTTCAACTGGACCTACGTGCTCGGCTCGGGCCTGATGGACCCCCTCTACCACGGCATGACCGTCATCGTGCACGAGGGGAAGAACGACGCCCATACCTGGCCGCGGCTGATCAGGAAGCACGGCTGCACCATCTTCATCGGCGTGCCCACCATCTACCGCCAGATCATCCAGAAGACCGACTACTCGAAGGCCGACGTGCCGACGCTGCGCCACTGCATGAGCGCCGGCGAGCACCTCTCCGACGAGATGCTGCTGGCCTGGCGCGAGCGCTTCGGGATGGATGTCTACGAGGCCATCGGCATGTCGGAGATCTCCTACTACATCTCCCAGAACAAGGGCATGCCCATCCGCCCCGGCGCGGCGGGCTTTCCGCAGCCGGGCCACGACGTGCGCCTGCTGGACGCGGAGTTCAACGAGGTGCCCCAGGGCGAGGAGGGCATGATCGCCATCCGCGAGACCGACCCGGGGCTGTTCATCGAGTACTGGAACCTGCCCGGGGAGACCGCCAAGGTGCGCCGCAACGGCTGGTTCCTGACCGGCGACTACGCGCGCCTGGACGAGGACGGCTACATCTGGTTCCTGGGCCGCCGCGACGACATCATCAACACCTTCGGCTTCCGCGTCTCGCCCCACGAGGTGGAGCGGGTGATGAAGACCCACCCCCAGGTGGCCGACTGCGTGGCCATCGGCCAGGACATCGGGCGTGACAAGACCCTGGTGGCGGCCTGCGTGATCCTCGCCCCCGGGGCGAAGGTGGACGCCGAGGCGCTGCTGGCCTTCGGCGAGCAGCACCTGGCAGGCTACAAGCGCCCCAAGCTGGTGCACATCCTCGAGGACTACCCGCGCACCAAGAACGGCAAGGTGATCCGCGGCAAGCTCAAGCAGATGCTCGAGGCGCGGACGGCGGAGAGCGCAAGATGA
- a CDS encoding HpcH/HpaI aldolase/citrate lyase family protein codes for MSPLNPNFPKVRPRRTMLYVSGDNPRHLEKSRELPADALVFDLHESTAMEHKARARDNVVAAVAAGNFIGQELVVRPNPLNSERLAEDLDAIAALPIDAVLFSGINTRADMLKAVAMLDAAGGERLPVMIMVESPLAVMHLEEILTATRRLSCVVVSTANLCNGLRINVTPDRTGLLTILSLVVLAARAHNVGVIDGAHVEVNDAKGCEFACRQARDLGFDGKAVIHPVQLPYTNDTFTPKPKEVEKKRAIITAMQDAEAEGRPYAVLDGRLLQPVELEAAQRCIAMFEAIEEREQAFNLCPGIYCSTQQG; via the coding sequence ATGAGCCCCCTGAACCCCAACTTCCCGAAAGTCCGCCCGCGCCGGACCATGCTCTACGTCTCCGGCGACAACCCGCGGCACCTGGAGAAGTCCCGCGAGCTGCCCGCCGACGCCCTGGTGTTCGACCTGCACGAGTCGACCGCCATGGAGCACAAGGCCCGTGCCCGCGACAACGTGGTGGCGGCCGTGGCGGCCGGCAACTTCATCGGCCAGGAGCTGGTGGTGCGCCCCAACCCGCTCAACAGCGAGCGGCTGGCCGAGGATCTCGACGCCATCGCCGCACTGCCCATCGACGCGGTGCTGTTCTCCGGCATCAACACCCGCGCCGACATGCTCAAGGCGGTGGCCATGCTCGACGCCGCCGGCGGCGAGCGGCTGCCGGTGATGATCATGGTGGAGTCGCCGCTGGCGGTGATGCACCTGGAGGAGATACTGACCGCCACCCGGCGCCTGTCCTGCGTGGTGGTGAGCACGGCCAACCTGTGCAACGGCCTGCGCATCAACGTCACGCCCGATCGCACCGGCCTGCTCACCATCCTCTCGCTGGTGGTGCTCGCGGCCCGGGCCCACAACGTCGGGGTCATCGACGGGGCGCACGTGGAGGTCAACGACGCCAAGGGCTGCGAGTTCGCCTGCCGCCAGGCGCGCGATCTGGGCTTCGACGGCAAGGCCGTCATCCACCCCGTGCAGCTGCCCTACACCAACGACACCTTCACCCCCAAGCCGAAGGAGGTGGAGAAGAAGCGCGCCATCATCACGGCCATGCAGGACGCCGAGGCCGAGGGGCGCCCCTATGCCGTGCTCGACGGCCGGCTGCTGCAGCCGGTGGAGCTCGAAGCCGCCCAGCGCTGCATCGCCATGTTCGAGGCCATCGAGGAGCGGGAGCAGGCCTTCAACCTCTGCCCGGGCATCTACTGCTCCACCCAGCAGGGCTGA